One region of Juglans regia cultivar Chandler chromosome 4, Walnut 2.0, whole genome shotgun sequence genomic DNA includes:
- the LOC109003626 gene encoding U-box domain-containing protein 35-like isoform X1, translating into MMSVSAEKTGLMLSSINGTASGGYEEQFSKSYSSATEMEEEDGESSSDFFEINRGLLFGDQEYDCEASLFSFDFQTWNDCVFVAVGDTESSSSIGALAWTLKRLVSPSTVLRLLHVFPVIRYIPSPLGLLPRSKVNPELVQNYVMQERGKRRKHLQKFLDTCSVSKVKVDVMLVEGDNITKAIVDLIPILNIRKLVLGTTESSLRKSESKRGNGIADQILHNAPETCEIKIVCGGKEVIDRMIVWPSPSSNSSKSKSMREGEEDKPHASFLCMCFNFKTHV; encoded by the exons ATGATGTCAGTCTCAGCCGAGAAGACAGGATTAATGCTTTCCTCCATTAATGGAACAGCAAGCGGCGGATATGAGGAGCAGTTCAGCAAATCATATAGCAGCGCGACCgagatggaggaggaggatggTGAGAGTTCGAGTGACTTCTTCGAGATAAACCGTGGATTACTCTTTGGAGATCAAGAGTACGACTGTGAGGcaagtttgttttcttttgattttcagACCTGGAACGACTGTGTCTTTGTGGCAGTCGGCGATACAGAGTCGAGCTCGAGCATCGGTGCGCTGGCGTGGACCCTGAAGCGCCTTGTTAGCCCCTCCACCGTGCTTCGTCTCCTGCATGTCTTCCCGGTTATACGCTACATTCCAAGTCCAT TAGGACTGCTTCCAAGGAGTAAAGTGAATCCGGAGCTGGTGCAGAACTACGTGATGCAGGAAAGAGGCAAGCGGAGGAAGCACCTCCAAAAGTTTCTTGATACATGCTCTGTTTCCAAG GTGAAAGTAGATGTAATGCTGGTCGAAGGTGATAACATCACAAAGGCTATCGTGGACCTTATTCCGATTCTCAATATCAGAAAACTAGTGCTTGGAACCACAGAATCAAGTTTAAG gaAATCAGAGTCAAAAAGAGGAAATGGGATTGCTGATCAGATCCTTCACAATGCACCCGAAACCTGTGAGATTAAGATCGTCTGCGGGGGGAAGGAAGTCATTGACCGGATGATTGTTTGGCCCTCTCCAAGCAGCAATAGCAGTAAGTCTAAATCCATgcgagaaggagaagaagataaACCCCATGCTTCCTTCTTGTGCATGTGTTTTAACTTTAAGACCCATGTTTAG
- the LOC109003625 gene encoding serine/threonine-protein kinase D6PKL2-like, with product MASKTGVRASTKQQRKTAGVQTVETNDPTPLAPEFSKASKSDVVALEQVPKSVQNTLKQLRGEGAENKESPNSNKKGLSNSFINKFDSSASLLGLEEAATEVDSAVNDTRGSLEGSVSQEKKASEYGSVNNSSVSAKVSDGNSSLAKTSGSAKISDRVDFVESGKSSMCRGSTSSDVSDESTSSSFSTSISKPHKANDIRWEAIQAIRARDGVLGLGHFRLLKRLGCGDIGSVYLSELSGTKCYFAMKVMDKGSLATRKKLLRAQTEREILQSLDHPFLPTLYTHFDTDKFSCLVMEFCPGGDLHTLRQRQPGKHFPEQAVKFYVAEVLLALEYLHMLGIVYRDLKPENVLVRDDGHIMLSDFDLSLRCTVSPTLVKTSSMESDPLRKNPVYCVQPACVEPSCIQPSCVAPTTCFSPRLFSSKSKKDRKPKNDIGNQVSPLPELMAEPTDARSMSFVGTHEYLAPEIIKGEGHGSAVDWWTFGIFLYELLFGKTPFKGSGNRATLFNVVGQPLRFPESPIVSFAARDLIRGLLVKEPQHRLAYKRGATEIKQHTFFEGVNWALIRCATPPEIPKPVEIERLPAPTASTSEKAAAATPAPEKKGSDNYLEFDFF from the exons ATGGCCTCAAAAACTGGTGTCAGAGCTTCCACCAAACAGCAACGGAAAACGGCTGGTGTTCAAACAGTGGAAACAAATGATCCAACGCCTTTGGCTCCAGAGTTTTCGAAAGCAAGCAAATCTGATGTAGTTGCACTTGAACAAGTACCAAAATCTGTTCAAAACACATTAAAGCAACTTAGGGGTGAAGGTGCGGAAAATAAAGAGTCACCAAATTCTAATAAAAAGGGGTTGTCCAATTCtttcattaataaatttgattCGAGTGCTTCCTTACTGGGTCTTGAGGAAGCAGCAACAGAAGTAGATTCTGCTGTAAATGATACAAGAGGCTCACTGGAAGGTTCCGTCAGTCAAGAAAAGAAGGCATCCGAGTATGGTAGCGTGAATAACAGTTCAGTTTCTGCAAAAGTTAGTGATGGGAACAGCAGTCTTGCCAAGACCAGTGGCAGTGCCAAGATTAGTGACCGTGTTGATTTCGTTGAGAGTGGCAAGAGCAGTATGTGTAGAGGAAGCACAAGCAGTGATGTAAGCGATGAAAGTACCTCCAGCAGTTTTAGCACCAGTATCAGCAAGCCTCACAAAGCAAATGATATTAGATGGGAAGCCATCCAAGCTATTCGTGCAAGAGATGGGGTTTTGGGTTTAGGCCATTTTAGACTGCTGAAGAGGCTGGGTTGTGGGGACATTGGCAGTGTGTATCTGTCTGAGTTAAGTGGAACGAAATGTTATTTTGCAATGAAGGTTATGGATAAAGGGTCTCTAGCAACTCGTAAAAAGCTACTTCGTGCTCAGACAGAAAGAGAGATACTGCAATCTCTGGACCATCCCTTCCTTCCAACACTGTACACCCACTTTGACACAGATAAGTTCTCATGCTTGGTAATGGAGTTCTGTCCTGGTGGAGATTTGCATACTCTTAGGCAGAGGCAGCCAGGGAAGCATTTCCCCGAGCAGGCTGTCAA ATTTTATGTAGCCGAGGTCCTGCTAGCTCTAGAATACCTCCACATGCTTGGTATCGTCTACCGTGACCTTAAGCCAGAAAACGTCCTTGTGAGGGATGATGGACACATAATGCTTTCTGATTTTGATCTTTCACTACGCTGTACTGTTAGTCCAACTCTTGTCAAAACCTCATCTATGGAGTCTGATCCATTACGAAAAAATCCTGTGTACTGTGTCCAGCCGGCTTGCGTTGAGCCTTCCTGCATCCAGCCGTCCTGTGTAGCCCCTACAACATGCTTCTCACCTCGTCTCTTTTCAAGCAAGTCCAAGAAGGACCGGAAACCCAAAAATGATATAGGAAACCAAGTCAGCCCATTACCTGAGCTCATGGCTGAGCCAACTGATGCCCGGTCTATGTCTTTTGTTGGGACACATGAGTACCTGGCACCTGAGATCATTAAGGGTGAAGGTCATGGAAGTGCTGTTGATTGGTGGACTTTTGGAATATTTCTGTATGAGTTATTGTTTGGTAAAACTCCTTTTAAGGGATCAGGAAATCGAGCTACCCTGTTCAATGTTGTGGGTCAGCCTCTTCGTTTTCCTGAATCTCCAATTGTCAGTTTTGCAGCAAGGGATCTCATAAGGGGGTTGCTTGTAAAGGAACCACAGCATAGATTGGCCTATAAACGAGGGGCAACTGAGATCAAGCAGCATACCTTCTTTGAAGGTGTAAATTGGGCATTGATACGCTGTGCTACTCCGCCTGAAATTCCAAAACCAGTTGAGATTGAGAGATTACCTGCTCCAACAGCATCAACAAGTGAAAAAGCTGCTGCAGCTACACCTGCTCCTGAGAAGAAAGGTTCAGATAATTATCTTGAATTTGATTTCTTTTAG
- the LOC109003626 gene encoding U-box domain-containing protein 35-like isoform X2 → MEEEDGESSSDFFEINRGLLFGDQEYDCEASLFSFDFQTWNDCVFVAVGDTESSSSIGALAWTLKRLVSPSTVLRLLHVFPVIRYIPSPLGLLPRSKVNPELVQNYVMQERGKRRKHLQKFLDTCSVSKVKVDVMLVEGDNITKAIVDLIPILNIRKLVLGTTESSLRKSESKRGNGIADQILHNAPETCEIKIVCGGKEVIDRMIVWPSPSSNSSKSKSMREGEEDKPHASFLCMCFNFKTHV, encoded by the exons atggaggaggaggatggTGAGAGTTCGAGTGACTTCTTCGAGATAAACCGTGGATTACTCTTTGGAGATCAAGAGTACGACTGTGAGGcaagtttgttttcttttgattttcagACCTGGAACGACTGTGTCTTTGTGGCAGTCGGCGATACAGAGTCGAGCTCGAGCATCGGTGCGCTGGCGTGGACCCTGAAGCGCCTTGTTAGCCCCTCCACCGTGCTTCGTCTCCTGCATGTCTTCCCGGTTATACGCTACATTCCAAGTCCAT TAGGACTGCTTCCAAGGAGTAAAGTGAATCCGGAGCTGGTGCAGAACTACGTGATGCAGGAAAGAGGCAAGCGGAGGAAGCACCTCCAAAAGTTTCTTGATACATGCTCTGTTTCCAAG GTGAAAGTAGATGTAATGCTGGTCGAAGGTGATAACATCACAAAGGCTATCGTGGACCTTATTCCGATTCTCAATATCAGAAAACTAGTGCTTGGAACCACAGAATCAAGTTTAAG gaAATCAGAGTCAAAAAGAGGAAATGGGATTGCTGATCAGATCCTTCACAATGCACCCGAAACCTGTGAGATTAAGATCGTCTGCGGGGGGAAGGAAGTCATTGACCGGATGATTGTTTGGCCCTCTCCAAGCAGCAATAGCAGTAAGTCTAAATCCATgcgagaaggagaagaagataaACCCCATGCTTCCTTCTTGTGCATGTGTTTTAACTTTAAGACCCATGTTTAG